One segment of Mycolicibacterium sp. YH-1 DNA contains the following:
- a CDS encoding ABC transporter permease: MNTLIRFWSLSVSARLGIVVAVGLVLLALLGPVFAPGDPDVLVGPPFGAPEPGHPLGYDQLGRDILSRLLAGGRVTVLLALVGVAGTYAIGLPLGVIAGLKGGRIDASIMRVLDVILAFPPLLFLLVLAAASGVGPSVVFVAIVFGNVAWLARIARAATSEVRTRGYVDAARLRGETLPSIVMREVVPNIAHTLYADVGMRFTTVILFVAGACYLGVGVQPPHADWARMVSENMSGLTVAPVAVLAPVALITLLTVAINVAADGLQSGPAKPRQATQTKDAQHGTGLVPSHLEVGRD; encoded by the coding sequence ATGAATACGTTGATCCGATTCTGGAGCCTGTCTGTCTCGGCACGCCTGGGCATCGTCGTGGCAGTCGGGTTGGTGTTGTTGGCGCTATTGGGACCGGTGTTCGCCCCTGGAGACCCTGACGTCCTGGTTGGCCCCCCCTTCGGTGCTCCCGAACCAGGACATCCTCTCGGCTATGACCAGCTGGGCCGCGACATTCTCAGCCGACTACTTGCCGGGGGTCGTGTAACAGTGCTGCTGGCTCTGGTTGGTGTCGCCGGCACATACGCGATCGGGCTGCCGTTGGGCGTGATTGCCGGGCTGAAGGGCGGTCGAATCGACGCCTCGATCATGCGAGTTCTAGACGTGATCCTCGCATTTCCGCCGCTGCTGTTCCTGCTTGTCCTCGCTGCCGCCAGCGGTGTGGGGCCCTCGGTCGTGTTCGTCGCCATCGTCTTCGGCAATGTCGCATGGCTGGCCCGGATCGCTCGCGCCGCCACCTCGGAGGTTCGCACCCGCGGATATGTCGATGCGGCCCGACTGCGCGGAGAAACGTTGCCCTCCATTGTCATGCGCGAGGTTGTGCCAAACATCGCCCACACGCTTTACGCCGATGTCGGAATGCGTTTCACTACCGTGATTCTGTTCGTGGCAGGAGCGTGCTATCTCGGAGTCGGAGTTCAACCGCCGCATGCCGACTGGGCGCGGATGGTCTCGGAGAATATGAGCGGATTAACCGTGGCACCAGTTGCGGTCCTAGCGCCGGTAGCTCTGATCACTCTCTTGACAGTCGCGATCAACGTTGCCGCCGACGGGCTTCAGAGCGGGCCCGCGAAACCGAGACAAGCCACCCAAACCAAGGATGCCCAGCACGGGACGGGCCTAGTCCCCAGCCACTTAGAGGTCGGACGTGACTGA
- a CDS encoding AMP-binding protein codes for MKRALDTPGDLDITRTRSGTGESPLSPIEFLARAVANWPRRTAVATDQGDRTYAELGDRVSRIVGLLHGLDAQPQDRVVVILENSPEMIELHFGVIAAECVIVPLNSRLTQDEYTYILGHCEPLLVVSAASLVDTVSAALQASSSKAKVLVVDDEEPISSYEQGIRDADPHVLTVPEELSMLSINYTSGTTGRPKGVIYTHRGAYLQSLGVIAETGLTSTAGYLWTLPMFHCHGWSFIWAVTAVGATHYCCGPFEPGRVWKLLTQKSISHLCCAPTVLTMLLSHNDARPVGRQVSVFVGGAPPTPSLLARAEDVGVQVTQMYGLTETYGPVAVCHVRPDWDDFSDEEVFRLRARQGVGTAATLPIRVVDVDGGHVPADGQTIGEVIVSGNTVTSGYFRDGAATAGAIVNGWFHSGDLAVMHEDGYIELRDRAKDLIITGGENVSTIEVEQALTAHPDVVEAAALGVPDDLWGEMVIAVVRTVEGSGETESSLREFARKRLAPFKVPKRIIFRGVLPTTATGKIRKFDLRAEFHNESPMLPGR; via the coding sequence GTGAAGCGCGCACTCGACACACCTGGTGATCTTGACATCACACGGACCCGCAGCGGTACGGGTGAGTCGCCGTTGAGCCCGATCGAGTTCCTGGCACGCGCGGTGGCAAACTGGCCGCGTCGCACCGCGGTGGCAACCGATCAGGGCGATCGGACATACGCGGAATTGGGCGACCGTGTATCGCGAATTGTTGGGTTGCTCCACGGTCTTGACGCCCAGCCTCAGGACCGCGTCGTGGTGATTCTCGAGAATTCTCCCGAGATGATTGAACTGCACTTTGGCGTGATCGCGGCAGAATGCGTCATCGTCCCCCTTAACTCTCGGCTCACGCAAGACGAGTACACCTACATTCTCGGGCACTGCGAGCCCCTGCTCGTCGTATCGGCGGCATCTCTGGTCGATACCGTCAGTGCCGCGCTACAAGCCTCGTCCAGTAAGGCGAAGGTCCTCGTAGTCGACGACGAGGAGCCAATCAGTTCTTACGAACAGGGCATCAGGGATGCTGATCCCCACGTTCTGACTGTGCCCGAGGAACTGTCGATGCTGTCGATCAACTACACGAGTGGGACCACCGGCCGGCCAAAGGGCGTCATCTACACGCACCGGGGGGCGTATCTTCAGTCCCTGGGCGTCATCGCCGAGACCGGGTTGACTTCCACCGCCGGCTACCTGTGGACGTTGCCGATGTTCCATTGTCACGGGTGGTCGTTCATCTGGGCGGTGACCGCAGTAGGTGCGACGCATTACTGTTGCGGGCCATTCGAACCTGGCCGCGTCTGGAAGTTGTTGACGCAGAAAAGCATCAGTCATCTCTGCTGTGCGCCGACTGTTCTGACGATGTTGCTGAGCCACAACGACGCCCGACCGGTCGGGCGTCAGGTGAGCGTTTTCGTTGGCGGTGCCCCGCCGACTCCTTCACTTCTTGCCCGCGCTGAGGACGTCGGGGTGCAGGTCACGCAGATGTACGGCTTGACCGAAACCTACGGCCCCGTGGCAGTGTGCCATGTGCGCCCGGACTGGGATGACTTCTCCGATGAGGAAGTGTTTCGGCTGCGGGCGCGACAGGGCGTCGGTACCGCAGCCACACTGCCGATCCGAGTGGTCGACGTTGACGGTGGACACGTGCCTGCCGATGGTCAGACAATTGGTGAAGTGATCGTGAGCGGGAACACCGTGACGTCAGGCTATTTCCGCGATGGGGCTGCGACAGCGGGAGCCATAGTCAACGGTTGGTTTCATTCCGGTGACCTGGCGGTCATGCATGAGGACGGATACATCGAACTGCGCGACCGGGCCAAGGACCTCATAATCACTGGCGGCGAGAACGTGTCCACGATCGAGGTGGAACAGGCGCTCACTGCTCACCCGGATGTGGTCGAAGCCGCAGCGCTCGGAGTTCCAGACGATCTATGGGGCGAGATGGTGATCGCAGTGGTGCGTACCGTCGAGGGCTCCGGTGAAACCGAGAGTTCCCTGCGGGAGTTCGCGCGTAAGCGGCTCGCGCCCTTCAAGGTTCCGAAACGGATCATCTTTCGTGGAGTGCTGCCAACAACCGCCACAGGGAAGATTCGCAAATTCGACCTGCGCGCCGAATTCCACAATGAGAGCCCAATGTTACCGGGACGCTAG
- a CDS encoding LacI family DNA-binding transcriptional regulator: MRDRPTLADVAQRAGVSRALVSIVMRDAPGASDATRLRVRQAADEMGYRPDQRARMLRSQRANLLGVVFTAGQEFHAGLVDGVYQAAEAHGYDVLLSCVTPHHDESRAVRALLDDRCEALLLIGSELPVRELAELDTNLPVVVVARKVRGIDAVRSDDVFGAEIAVAHLADLGHTAITYLHGGRAPGAAERRKGFRKAAAVHGITAHSADGGVTERDGATAAAALLADRSKLPTAVIAFNDRCALGFIDVTIRAGIHVPQDISVVGFDDSPLAGLAHVDLTTVGQDSDRLAELAVTRAVERIESPPNGAVDEVSKPRLIVRGSTARPHPNLRRIGAD, translated from the coding sequence ATGCGGGACAGGCCAACACTTGCGGATGTTGCCCAACGGGCCGGGGTATCGCGGGCGCTGGTGTCCATTGTGATGCGCGACGCGCCCGGCGCCAGCGACGCCACCCGGCTGCGGGTTCGACAGGCCGCCGACGAGATGGGCTACCGGCCCGACCAGCGTGCCCGCATGCTGCGCTCCCAGCGCGCGAACCTCCTTGGCGTGGTGTTCACCGCCGGACAAGAGTTCCACGCGGGTCTGGTGGACGGTGTCTATCAGGCGGCGGAGGCGCACGGGTACGACGTTCTCCTGAGCTGCGTGACACCGCATCACGACGAATCACGCGCCGTCCGCGCCTTGCTCGACGACCGCTGCGAGGCGCTGCTGTTGATCGGCTCCGAGCTGCCGGTCCGGGAATTGGCCGAACTCGACACCAACCTGCCGGTGGTCGTCGTCGCCCGCAAGGTGCGCGGTATCGACGCAGTGCGCAGCGATGACGTGTTCGGTGCCGAAATCGCGGTAGCGCACCTCGCGGACCTCGGTCATACTGCGATCACCTACCTCCACGGCGGGCGAGCACCCGGCGCGGCTGAGCGACGCAAGGGATTTCGCAAAGCTGCTGCTGTGCATGGCATTACGGCACACAGTGCCGATGGCGGGGTCACCGAACGCGACGGTGCGACGGCCGCCGCCGCGCTACTGGCCGACCGATCGAAGCTGCCCACCGCGGTCATCGCGTTCAACGACCGGTGCGCCCTGGGGTTCATCGATGTCACGATCCGCGCAGGAATTCATGTGCCGCAGGATATCTCCGTGGTCGGGTTCGACGACAGCCCGCTTGCGGGGCTGGCGCACGTCGACCTCACGACGGTCGGACAGGACAGCGACCGACTGGCTGAGCTTGCCGTAACCCGTGCGGTCGAACGCATTGAATCACCACCTAATGGTGCCGTCGACGAGGTGTCGAAACCTCGGTTGATCGTGCGTGGCTCAACCGCTAGGCCTCACCCGAACCTGAGAAGGATCGGGGCTGACTAA
- a CDS encoding ABC transporter ATP-binding protein, with product MTDSVVEVNRLTIETEAGVTLVENVNLTLAKGEILGIVGESGSGKTTTALALLGFQTPGARLARGSITVDGHSLSAMSEKQIRRIRGRVVAYVPQDPGAALNPTMRVGQTLRSTLALHAKAHDNDAEVIELLDRVRLPTSLDFRQRYPHQLSGGQQQRLAIAVAISCRPRLVVFDEPTTGLDVLTQHHILREVGDLRKQLDVAMVYISHDLRVVSSLVDRIAVMYGGRVVETGTTADLVGSPRHPYTRALLAAVPDHTAKRAVRGVPGVAARIGEHGLGCVFAPRCSFQVPDCQREEPPLIPLNTTHEVRCTQHRMLEAPMNPPPLLPRAAISGRPLLDVRELVVEYPYAESTARAVDNVSFSIGRGERIAVIGESGSGKSTLTRCIAGLIAPTSGAIELDGAAVASSAAQRPRETLRRIQMVFQNPYEALNPRRTVAATIARSAQVTQQVSASAARQEADRLLELVRLSPSIGTRYPSELSGGERQRVGIAAALVARPDLLLCDEVTSALDVSVQASIIELLRTISDDEGLSLLFVSHDLGVVASIADRVIVVENGRIAESGEVSEFFRTQQSPYGRTLISAAPRLEDRPVLTSAAPGLSRSQHASPLTNEGPEAH from the coding sequence GTGACTGATTCAGTAGTCGAGGTAAACAGATTGACCATCGAGACCGAGGCAGGCGTCACCTTGGTCGAGAATGTGAACCTCACCCTCGCTAAAGGCGAGATCCTCGGTATCGTGGGCGAATCTGGCAGCGGCAAGACAACCACAGCATTGGCGCTATTGGGTTTCCAGACTCCGGGTGCGCGCCTCGCCCGTGGCTCAATCACCGTCGACGGCCACAGTTTGTCCGCGATGTCAGAGAAGCAGATTCGCAGAATTCGGGGACGAGTCGTCGCGTACGTACCTCAGGATCCGGGAGCTGCACTCAACCCGACTATGCGAGTTGGACAGACGTTGCGGTCCACGCTTGCGCTGCACGCGAAAGCGCACGACAACGACGCCGAGGTCATCGAGCTTCTGGACCGGGTCAGATTGCCAACCTCACTGGACTTCCGGCAGCGCTACCCGCACCAACTCTCCGGCGGACAGCAGCAGCGGTTGGCGATCGCGGTAGCGATCTCCTGCCGGCCGCGGCTGGTGGTCTTCGACGAGCCGACGACAGGTCTCGACGTGCTCACCCAACATCACATCCTTCGCGAAGTCGGCGACCTCCGCAAGCAATTGGATGTTGCGATGGTCTACATATCTCACGACCTACGAGTTGTGAGTTCGCTCGTGGATCGCATAGCCGTGATGTACGGGGGCCGTGTGGTCGAGACGGGGACAACCGCTGACCTGGTGGGATCTCCGCGACACCCCTACACTCGGGCGCTGCTCGCCGCCGTTCCCGACCACACGGCGAAGCGCGCAGTACGAGGGGTACCCGGAGTGGCCGCCAGGATCGGCGAGCACGGGCTGGGCTGCGTGTTCGCACCCCGATGCTCATTTCAGGTCCCGGATTGCCAGCGCGAGGAGCCGCCGCTGATTCCGTTGAACACCACCCACGAGGTCCGGTGCACGCAGCATCGCATGCTCGAGGCTCCGATGAACCCGCCACCGCTACTGCCACGAGCCGCGATCTCGGGGCGACCATTGCTGGACGTGCGTGAGTTGGTGGTCGAGTATCCGTACGCCGAATCCACAGCGCGAGCCGTGGACAACGTGTCGTTCAGTATCGGTCGAGGTGAGCGGATAGCCGTGATCGGTGAGTCGGGAAGCGGCAAGAGCACCCTGACACGGTGTATTGCCGGACTCATCGCGCCCACTTCGGGGGCCATAGAACTCGATGGCGCAGCCGTGGCGTCCTCAGCCGCGCAACGGCCTCGGGAGACCCTGCGCAGAATCCAGATGGTGTTCCAGAACCCCTACGAGGCGCTCAACCCGCGCCGCACGGTAGCGGCCACCATCGCGCGAAGCGCACAGGTCACGCAACAGGTTTCGGCTAGTGCCGCTCGTCAGGAGGCCGATCGACTCTTGGAACTCGTTCGGCTCTCACCGTCCATCGGAACACGGTATCCATCCGAGCTCTCAGGTGGCGAACGGCAGCGGGTGGGTATTGCGGCCGCCCTGGTGGCACGGCCAGATCTGCTCCTCTGCGATGAGGTGACATCAGCACTGGACGTCTCGGTACAGGCCTCGATCATCGAATTGCTTCGGACCATCTCAGATGACGAGGGGCTCAGCCTATTGTTCGTATCGCACGATCTCGGCGTGGTGGCGAGTATCGCCGACCGGGTCATCGTCGTCGAGAACGGTCGGATCGCCGAGTCCGGCGAAGTGTCGGAGTTCTTCCGAACTCAACAGAGTCCGTACGGAAGAACTCTGATCTCGGCCGCACCTCGACTGGAAGATCGTCCAGTGCTCACCTCAGCTGCGCCCGGGCTGAGCCGTTCCCAACACGCAAGTCCACTCACGAATGAAGGACCGGAGGCCCACTGA
- a CDS encoding TIM barrel protein gives MTFDLAVCAEMVFTEFAFVDRVRRIDELGFGVEIWSWEDKDLDALAATGAQFGSMTGYLHGDLTDPDGAREVLRTAELSVKAAAVLGCPRLNLHTGELVDGHAARPRYRATGSMWLSAQRGLEALGKLGASAGVTFCVENLNTVVDHPGVPLARAKDTLALVEAVGHPNVKMNLDLYHAQIGEGNLIELVRRCGSAIGEIQVADVPGRREPGTGEINYPAIAKALHEMDFTGTVAMEGWASGDSDAALTAFRKAFTV, from the coding sequence ATGACGTTCGACCTGGCGGTGTGCGCGGAGATGGTCTTCACCGAATTCGCGTTCGTCGACCGGGTCCGTCGCATCGATGAACTCGGTTTCGGTGTCGAGATCTGGAGCTGGGAGGACAAAGACCTGGACGCGCTGGCCGCCACCGGGGCCCAATTCGGGTCGATGACCGGCTATCTGCACGGTGACCTGACCGATCCCGACGGCGCCCGCGAGGTACTGCGGACCGCCGAACTGAGTGTGAAAGCCGCTGCGGTGCTCGGCTGCCCGCGGCTAAACCTGCACACCGGCGAGCTGGTCGACGGCCACGCCGCCCGGCCGCGGTATCGGGCAACCGGGTCGATGTGGCTCAGCGCGCAGCGCGGGCTGGAAGCGCTCGGCAAACTCGGGGCCAGTGCCGGTGTCACGTTCTGCGTGGAGAACCTCAATACGGTCGTCGACCATCCCGGTGTGCCCCTGGCCCGCGCGAAAGACACCCTGGCGCTCGTCGAAGCCGTCGGACATCCGAACGTCAAGATGAACCTCGACCTCTACCACGCCCAGATCGGCGAGGGGAACCTCATTGAGTTGGTCCGGCGATGCGGCAGTGCGATCGGCGAGATCCAGGTCGCCGACGTTCCCGGCCGCCGCGAGCCTGGCACCGGCGAGATCAACTACCCCGCGATCGCAAAAGCACTGCACGAGATGGACTTCACCGGGACCGTCGCGATGGAAGGATGGGCATCCGGTGACAGTGACGCAGCACTGACCGCGTTCCGGAAAGCCTTCACCGTCTGA
- a CDS encoding nitrilase-related carbon-nitrogen hydrolase, whose translation MSADTARRAQGNQAATLLRIPPYLVFSGAALLSLASVHGRWDVPLAAWLAPVFLLRVTRTSRVSIGALSAGLIGGVSALWWVLQMAIPLSALVIGGAVGIGVASAVPYVVDRLLMGRLGMLGALFVFPATATAMQYLVATINPFGAAYGVTAVTQHGATSLLQLIAITGPFGITFVVMTASTVANMVWSAGRITVPNMQIVGAYLAVLAVIVSAGSVRLTAFLPAGPTVRVAGINPGKQASQPLISLFDSLTPKADRVPQLDPRKVDAAFASVNDDLFVRTRQAAQQGARIVVWSEQAANVRQSDLAPFLARASMLARETQIYLQVAVFVYLPTAPFVRNQTLLFGPEGGQLWQYDKSRPIPGLESYPPGPGHVPTVDTPYGRLATITCFDGDFVDLARVDADILLLPVRDWPEIASVHRENAQLRAVENGYSIVRPAEFGINGGFDYQGRSLAYQNWSTVDDPTVIFDVPTNGSRTPFRKFGQWFAWLSIALSLGFAAVGIQRRRR comes from the coding sequence ATGAGTGCCGATACAGCTCGGCGAGCGCAGGGGAACCAAGCCGCCACGCTGCTGAGAATTCCCCCGTACCTGGTGTTTTCGGGTGCGGCGTTGTTGTCTTTGGCCTCCGTGCACGGGCGTTGGGATGTGCCGCTGGCAGCGTGGCTGGCGCCGGTGTTTTTGCTGCGGGTGACGAGGACATCGCGGGTCAGCATCGGTGCCTTGTCGGCGGGTTTGATTGGTGGGGTTTCGGCGTTGTGGTGGGTGTTGCAGATGGCGATTCCATTGAGTGCACTGGTGATTGGAGGCGCGGTCGGCATAGGGGTCGCTTCCGCTGTGCCCTATGTAGTTGACCGGCTGCTGATGGGTCGCCTCGGCATGCTTGGTGCTCTGTTCGTCTTTCCGGCGACTGCGACAGCCATGCAATATCTGGTGGCCACGATCAACCCGTTCGGCGCTGCCTACGGTGTCACCGCTGTGACACAACATGGTGCTACGTCGCTGCTTCAGCTCATCGCGATCACCGGTCCGTTTGGCATCACTTTCGTCGTGATGACTGCCTCCACTGTGGCCAATATGGTGTGGAGCGCTGGGCGCATCACCGTGCCGAACATGCAAATTGTGGGCGCCTATCTGGCAGTTCTCGCGGTGATCGTGAGCGCCGGTAGTGTGCGGCTTACCGCTTTTTTGCCAGCAGGGCCAACTGTTCGGGTGGCTGGTATCAACCCAGGCAAGCAGGCCTCACAACCGTTGATCAGCCTGTTCGACAGCCTCACACCGAAAGCTGATCGGGTGCCCCAGCTTGATCCTCGAAAGGTTGACGCAGCCTTCGCCAGTGTCAACGATGACCTTTTCGTGCGGACCCGCCAGGCTGCGCAGCAAGGCGCCAGAATCGTGGTGTGGTCTGAGCAAGCAGCCAACGTTCGGCAATCTGATCTCGCGCCGTTTCTGGCCCGTGCGTCGATGCTTGCCAGAGAAACTCAGATCTACCTTCAGGTGGCCGTGTTCGTGTATCTGCCGACTGCGCCGTTTGTGCGCAACCAGACGTTGCTTTTCGGTCCAGAAGGCGGGCAGCTATGGCAGTACGACAAGTCCCGTCCCATCCCGGGATTGGAGTCCTATCCTCCAGGCCCGGGCCACGTGCCGACCGTCGACACACCGTATGGGCGACTAGCGACGATCACGTGCTTCGACGGCGATTTTGTCGACCTCGCCCGCGTCGATGCCGACATCCTGCTGCTGCCGGTTCGCGACTGGCCCGAGATTGCGTCGGTGCACCGCGAGAATGCGCAACTTCGCGCCGTAGAGAACGGCTACTCCATTGTGCGGCCCGCTGAGTTCGGCATCAACGGGGGATTCGACTATCAGGGCCGCAGCCTCGCCTACCAAAACTGGTCCACCGTGGACGATCCAACGGTCATCTTCGATGTCCCCACCAACGGTTCACGGACGCCTTTCAGGAAGTTCGGGCAGTGGTTTGCGTGGCTGTCGATTGCACTGTCTCTCGGCTTCGCAGCTGTTGGAATTCAACGTCGACGGCGGTGA
- a CDS encoding AraC family transcriptional regulator: MPDHSISVQFLKDAHAAAQARGDLAGAVITKLATEHPAFTSGAENVPPEQFAAVTAAAWRATADELFALGTRPAPIGTSKLLVTALLSSVDLSEALARLQNFSAVLPAHPTVTISHQSPHVNVVVAWDEPQGPAEFLLTQLMLTMVHRLLAWLIDTELPPVRADLVQARPRSAEHIISLFSAPVYFGQRQAALVFTDQFLRYPILRTDTDLTQWLPRQAEQLYAPPPLGTTTAARVRRILQDALNGTLPDADDLGSRLAVSTKHLGRLLHAEGTSLSQLRQDVQLRAATASLAGGVESTSELSKRLGFSEPSAFHRAFRRWTGSSVGDFRRHLADTSSTAGPTQRAQRAQQ; the protein is encoded by the coding sequence GTGCCAGACCATTCGATCTCTGTGCAGTTCCTCAAAGATGCCCACGCTGCTGCACAAGCGCGTGGCGACCTCGCGGGTGCCGTCATCACGAAGCTGGCGACCGAGCATCCAGCATTCACCAGCGGAGCGGAGAACGTGCCGCCCGAGCAATTCGCCGCCGTCACCGCTGCGGCCTGGCGCGCCACCGCGGACGAACTGTTTGCGCTCGGAACCCGCCCGGCCCCGATCGGTACCTCAAAACTCCTCGTCACCGCACTGCTGAGTTCAGTCGACCTCAGCGAGGCACTGGCACGGCTGCAGAATTTCTCCGCTGTGTTGCCCGCCCACCCCACCGTCACGATAAGTCACCAGTCCCCACACGTGAACGTCGTCGTGGCATGGGACGAACCGCAAGGGCCAGCAGAGTTCCTGCTGACACAGCTCATGTTGACGATGGTGCACCGCTTGCTTGCCTGGCTGATTGACACCGAACTGCCGCCGGTCAGGGCCGACTTAGTTCAGGCCCGGCCGAGAAGCGCCGAGCACATTATCTCCCTGTTCAGCGCACCGGTCTACTTTGGACAGCGACAGGCAGCTCTAGTGTTCACCGACCAGTTTTTGCGCTATCCCATACTGCGCACCGACACCGACCTAACGCAGTGGTTACCCAGGCAAGCGGAACAGCTCTACGCTCCACCTCCACTGGGGACCACTACAGCTGCGCGCGTGCGCCGCATCTTGCAAGACGCACTGAATGGAACACTTCCGGACGCCGACGATCTCGGCTCCCGACTTGCCGTCAGCACGAAACATCTAGGGCGACTTCTACACGCCGAGGGAACATCTCTGTCGCAACTACGCCAAGACGTTCAGTTGCGGGCCGCCACCGCAAGCCTGGCAGGAGGTGTGGAATCAACAAGCGAGCTATCCAAGCGGCTAGGGTTCTCCGAACCGAGCGCATTCCACCGTGCATTTCGTCGGTGGACAGGCAGCAGCGTGGGGGACTTTCGCCGGCACCTCGCCGACACCAGCTCAACTGCGGGACCAACCCAGCGCGCACAACGCGCCCAGCAGTAG
- a CDS encoding epoxide hydrolase N-terminal domain-containing protein, with protein sequence MTYRADEFDWTAQESAFSELPRFHLELSGLGVHFINARAQNAPGDALPLVLCHGWPD encoded by the coding sequence ATGACCTACCGGGCCGACGAATTCGATTGGACAGCGCAAGAATCGGCGTTCTCTGAGTTGCCGAGGTTCCATTTGGAGCTATCCGGCTTGGGAGTCCACTTCATTAATGCACGGGCGCAGAATGCGCCCGGCGACGCGCTCCCACTCGTACTCTGCCATGGTTGGCCGGACTAG
- a CDS encoding acetoacetate decarboxylase family protein yields the protein MEFSTTSDFVASVLPPTLTPTRDPIGFAAVSRWQGLGGGAMDIGAVCLAVMYGDIPGWYTLSLIVNSDMGVAWGREMWGECKKLGNVDYRRDGRWFTGYAQRHGVRIIEIEARLDTPEETVTEHDYAFEIKGFPQVDGQGLEEGTRLVTLKSTAEVESSLSGPARLTLRGNGFDPLDTVPVVSIGDAQWKSGTSTYEAVASDLVDGQSHLPYLLGRQFDDRSAVEVPLRFRGDATEVAV from the coding sequence GTGGAGTTCAGCACCACCAGCGACTTCGTCGCCTCCGTCCTGCCGCCGACGTTGACACCTACTCGAGATCCGATCGGCTTCGCCGCGGTTTCGCGTTGGCAAGGTCTGGGGGGCGGGGCGATGGACATCGGTGCCGTATGCCTGGCCGTCATGTACGGCGACATCCCTGGTTGGTACACGCTGTCACTGATCGTCAACTCCGATATGGGAGTTGCATGGGGGCGCGAAATGTGGGGCGAATGCAAGAAACTCGGCAACGTGGACTACCGGCGTGACGGTCGGTGGTTCACGGGGTACGCGCAACGCCACGGTGTACGCATTATCGAGATCGAGGCGCGGCTCGATACGCCGGAGGAGACAGTCACCGAGCACGACTACGCATTCGAAATCAAGGGATTCCCACAAGTCGATGGCCAGGGACTTGAGGAGGGAACCCGATTGGTCACCCTGAAGTCGACGGCCGAGGTCGAATCGAGTTTGTCAGGTCCGGCGAGATTGACACTGCGCGGCAACGGCTTCGACCCATTAGACACGGTACCGGTAGTCTCGATTGGAGACGCGCAGTGGAAGTCTGGTACCAGTACCTACGAAGCGGTCGCTTCCGACCTCGTGGACGGCCAGAGTCACCTGCCGTACCTTTTGGGACGCCAGTTCGATGACCGCTCGGCGGTCGAGGTTCCGCTTCGCTTCCGAGGCGACGCCACCGAGGTAGCCGTGTGA
- a CDS encoding Gfo/Idh/MocA family oxidoreductase, with product MSDQLRFGLIGTGWIGRFHAETLARRLPDATLVAVADPNLEAAQAIGILKTYADPYQLIADPDIQAVAISSPAATHTDLVVAAAQAGKHVFCEKPMALTLDDADRAIAAAADAGVALQVGFNRRFAADFVAAHDAIVAGEIGTPQLLRSLTRDPGISAEIAARVKPWTIFNETLIHDFDTLCWLNPGARVTEVYAQAAALIHPQYAEAGYLDTSVVQLRFDNGAFGTAEASFQAVYGYDVRGEIFGSEGVLLAGRAPDQAGRLNTELFADAYTAQFADFVAHVQAGTSTRVTGHDALVALEIALAAAESVRTGGPVTLAGTVRS from the coding sequence ATGTCGGACCAGCTTCGCTTCGGACTCATCGGAACCGGGTGGATCGGTCGATTCCACGCCGAAACACTTGCCCGACGGCTGCCAGATGCCACCTTGGTCGCTGTCGCCGATCCCAATCTCGAAGCGGCCCAAGCCATCGGAATTCTGAAGACCTACGCCGATCCGTACCAGCTGATCGCAGACCCTGACATTCAGGCGGTCGCGATCAGTTCGCCCGCTGCGACCCATACCGATCTGGTGGTGGCCGCTGCGCAGGCTGGCAAGCACGTGTTCTGTGAGAAGCCGATGGCGTTGACGCTCGACGACGCCGATCGGGCGATCGCTGCTGCCGCCGACGCGGGGGTGGCGCTGCAGGTCGGGTTCAACCGCCGGTTCGCAGCCGACTTCGTCGCCGCCCACGACGCGATCGTGGCCGGCGAGATCGGTACGCCGCAGCTGCTGCGTTCCCTGACCCGGGACCCGGGCATCTCCGCGGAGATCGCCGCGCGGGTCAAACCGTGGACGATTTTCAACGAAACACTGATTCACGATTTCGACACGCTGTGCTGGCTCAACCCTGGGGCCCGGGTCACCGAGGTCTACGCACAGGCGGCCGCGCTGATTCACCCGCAGTACGCCGAAGCTGGCTACCTCGATACCTCAGTGGTCCAGCTCCGCTTCGACAACGGCGCCTTCGGCACTGCCGAGGCCAGCTTCCAGGCCGTCTACGGATACGACGTCCGCGGTGAGATCTTCGGCTCAGAGGGTGTGCTGCTGGCGGGCAGGGCCCCAGACCAGGCCGGGCGGCTCAACACCGAATTGTTCGCCGACGCCTACACCGCCCAGTTCGCGGATTTCGTCGCGCATGTGCAGGCAGGCACCAGCACCCGGGTGACCGGCCACGATGCCCTCGTCGCCCTGGAGATCGCCTTGGCGGCAGCCGAATCCGTGCGCACCGGTGGCCCGGTCACCCTGGCCGGGACGGTGCGGTCATGA